Genomic DNA from Coregonus clupeaformis isolate EN_2021a unplaced genomic scaffold, ASM2061545v1 scaf0450, whole genome shotgun sequence:
tttaacaagtggcatcaataagggatcataactttcacctggattcacctggtcagtctctatgtcatggaaagagaaggtgttcttaatgttttgtacactcagtgtataacctaAATTGTATTGTTACCTAtagtagaaagcaatgggttagaagtagcctacataaccaacccaGAAAGTAAAATGCAACATCAATGTATGTTCAGCTATGTACACTgtaacattgatttatcctgcagTAGATGTCCTTCAATTGGTAATACTAATGTTTTatttcttctaatgcctcttcaGGGGAAAGTCATCTTTAAAAGTAACTGaatgtaatcagattacgtttAATTGAGTTtggggtaatccaaaagttacgttactgattacaacgTTGGACAGGtgactagtaactgtaacggattacatttagaaagtaacctacccaggaactgcactcacacacacacacacacacacacacacactcagacacacacacacacacacacactcagacacgcacacacacacacacacacacacacacacactcagacacacacacacacacacactcagacacacacacacacacacacacacactcagacacacacacacacacacacacacacacacacacacactcagacacacacacacacacacactcagacacacacacacacacacgccacacacacacacacacacacacacacacacacacacacacacacactcagacacacacacacacactcagacacacacacacacacacacacacacacactcagacacacacacacacacacacactcagacacacacacacgcacacacacacacacacacacacacacacacacacacacacacacacacacacactcagacacacacacacactcagacacacacacacacacacacacacacacactcagacacacacacacacacacacacactcagacacacacacacgcacacacacacacacgcacactcagacacacacacacacacacacactcagacacacacacacacacacacacacacacacacggttactGTGTGAGGAGGGCTGGGGTGTCGGAGCATGTGCGGTCAGTGGCTCCTCTCCCATGTACCCAGTGCCTGCCTCGcctccaggacacacacacacacacacacacacacacacgcacaaacacacacacacacacacaccctgacctgaGGTGACGAAAAAGATGCCTGTGCTGAGGATGACGTTGTGGCAACTCGTGTAGAACTCGCTGGCAGCCACACACAGCCCTCCCAGGAACAACAGACCTACACTCCTCACAGCCCTCCCAGGAACAACAGACCTACACTCCACACAGCCCTCCCAGGAACAACAGACCTACACTCCACACAGCCCTTCCAGGAACAACAGACCTACACTCCTCACAGCCCTTCCAGGAACAACAGACCTACACTCCTCACAGCCCTTCCACAGGAACAACAGACCACAGCCCTTCCAGGAACAACAGACCTACACTCCACACAGCCCTCCCAGGAACAACAGACCTACACTCCACACAGCCCTTCCACAGGAACAACAGACCACAGCCCTTCCAGGAACAACAGACCTACACTCCACACAGCCCTCCCAGGAACAACAGACCTACACTCCACACAGCCCTTCCACAGGAACAACAGACCACAGCCCTTCCAGGAACAACAGACCTACACTCCACACAGCCCTTCCAGGAACAACAGACCTACACTCCACACAGCCCTTCCAGGAACAACAGACCTACACTCCACACAGCCCTTCCAGGAACAACAGACCTACACTCCACACAGCCCTTCCAGGAACAACAGACCTACACTCCTCACAGCCCTTCCAGGAACAACAGACCTACACTCCTCACAGCCCTTCCAGGAACAACAGACCTACACTCCTCACAGCCCTTCCAGGAACAACAGACCTACACTCCACACAGCCCTCCCAGGAACAACAGACCCACACTCCACACAGCCCTTCCAGGAACAACAGACCTACACTCCTCACAGCCCTTCCAGGAACAACAGACCTACACTCCACACAGCCCTTCCAGGAACAACAGACCTACACTCCTCACAGCCCTTCCAGGAACAACAGACCACAGTCCTTCCAGGAACAACAGACCTACACTCCTCACAGCCCTTCCAGGAACAACAGACCTACACTCCTCACAGCCCTTCCAGGAACAACAGACCACAGCCCTTCCAGGAACAACAGACCACAGCCCTTCCAGGAACAACAGACCTACACTCCACACAGCCCTTCCAGGAACAACATACCTACACTCCTCACAGCCCTTCCAGGAACAGTAGACCTACACTCCACACAGCCCTTCCAGGAACAACAGAACACACTCCACACAGCCCTTCCAGGAACAACAGACCTACACTCCACACAGCCCTTCCAGGAACAACAGACCTACACTCCTCACAGCCCTTCCAGGAACAGTAGACCTACACTCCTCACAGCCCTTCCAGGAACAACAGACCTACACTCCTCACATCCCTTCCAGGAACAACAGACCTACACTCCTCACAGCCCTTTCCAGGAACAACAGACCTACACTCCTCACAGCCCTTCCAGGAACAACAGACCTACACTCCTCACAGCCCTTCCAGGAACAACAGACCTACACTCCTCACAGCCCTTCCAGGAACAACAGACCTACACTCCTCACAGCCCTCCCAGGAACAACAGACCACAGCCCTTCCAGGAACAACAGACCTACACTCCTCACAGCCCTTCCAGGAACAACAGACCTACACTCCTCACAGCCCTTCCACAGGAACAACAGACCTACACTCCTCACAGCCCTTCCACAGGAACAACAGACCTACACTCCTCACAGCCCTTCCAGGAACAACAGACCACAGCCCTTCCGGGAACAACAGACCTACACTCCTCGCAGCCCTTCCAGGAACAACAGACCTACACTCCTCACAGCCCTCCCAGGAACAACACATGCAGAGTGGCCGCTAAAGCTTTAGTACAGGGGTATTCAAATCCTACCCTGGAGGTCCGGAGCACTGCTGGTTTTATAGCCCAGGGGTTATTCAAATCCTACCCTGGAGGTCCGGAGTACTGCTGGTTTTatagaccaggggtattcaaatccTACCCTGGAGGTCCGGAGTACTGCTGGTTTTATAGCCCAGGGGTTATTCAAATCCTACCCTGGAGGTCCGGAGTACTGCTGGTTTTATAGACCAAGGGGTATTCAAATCCTACCCTGGAGGTCCGGAGTACTGCTGGTTTTATAGCCCAGGGGTATTCAAATCCTACCCTGGAGGTCCGGAGTACTGCTGGTTTTATAGACCAGGTGTATTCAAATCCTACCCTGGAGGTCCGGAGCACTGCTGGTTTTATAGCCCAGGGGTATTCAAATCCTACCCTGGAGGTCCGGAGTACTGCTGGTTTTATAGACCAGGTGTATTCAAATCCTACCCTGGAGGTCCGGAGCACTGCTGGTTTTATAGCCCAGGGGTTATTCAAATCCTACCCTGGAGGTCCGGAGTACTGCTGGTTTTATAGCCCAGGGGTATTCAAATCCTACCCTGGAGGTCCGGAGTACTGCTGGTTTTatagaccaggggtattcaaatccTACCCTGGAGGTCCGGAGTACTGCTGGTTttcctgttctacctgataattgaatatcacccacctggtgtcccaggtctaaatcagtccctgattagaggggaacaaagCCTAGCTCTTATCACTGAACTGAGGACTGTTAGTAAACAAACATGCTGTTAGCTCTGAGGAGACTAGGCCTTTGGacacagatctagaatcagccCGCACAGGATACCCTCTCCCGATACTAACCTTAACCACAAAACACACTACTGACCTCAGATCAGTGACTACAGGCAACTTCATACTCAATATTTAATGTGGCACCAAGACCTaatgtcacacacacatgcagacacacacgtacacacacgtgtacacacacacacacacacacacacacacacacacacacacacacacctccagccaGCTAGTGTGAGCCAACACTAAGCTGTGATAAAGCACATATTTTACTTAGTGAAATATAGAATACCgttacatatacatatatatatatatactgtatatatatatataaagacagAAAGGATATTATATACAGTGTAATACttagaaataaaaaaaacatttaaaaaagagtCCGTAGTCTTTatttgtgtactgtatgtgtgtgttcaccctcccccctctctctccccctctctctcccccctctcctctctccccactctaTCCGCCCTCtcaacccccccctctctctccccctctctctccccatcggcccgctctcctcccctcccctccccctctcccccctctctcctctctccccactctacccccccccctctcttcccctccccctccccctccctgtagtCGGTCTGTATGTGTGAATGAATAGGAATTAAACCCCACACTAtcctgccaggtgtgtgtgtgtgtgtgtcccaggacAGGGCTAtcctgccaggtgtgtgtgtgtgtcccaggacAGTGCTGtcctgccaggtgtgtgtgtgtgtcccaggacAGTGCTATCctgccagggtgtgtgtgtgtgtgtgtcccaggacAGTGCTAtcctgccaggtgtgtgtgtgtgtcccaggacAGTGCTAtcctgccaggtgtgtgtgtgtgtcccaggacAGGGCTATCCtgccaggtgtatgtgtgtgtcccagGACAGTGCTAtcctgccaggtgtgtgtgtgtgtcccaggacAGTGCTGtcctgccaggtgtgtgtgtgtgtcccaggacAGGGCTAtcctgccaggtgtgtgtgtgtgtgtgtgtgtcccaggacAGTGCTAtcctgccaggtgtgtgtgtgtcccaggacAGTGCTAtcctgccaggtgtgtgtgtgtgtgtgtgccaggacAGTGCTGTAACATCTGTCTGGTTCTCTATGACGCTCTTTAAAAATCCCAATTAGACTTCACCACTATATCTAACTACCCTGCAATATATACAACTAGAGACTCAGACTTCATCACTATATCTAACTACCCTGCAATATATACAACTAGAGACTCAGACTTCATCACTATATCTAACTACCCCGCAATATATACAACTAGAGACTCAGACTTCATCACTATATCTAACTACCCCGCAATATATACAACTAGAGACTCAGACTTCATCACTATATCTAACTACCCTGCAATATATACAACTAGAGACTCAGACTTTATCACTATATCTAACTACCCCGCAATATATACAACTAGAGACTCAGACTTTATCACTATATCTAACTACCCCGCAATATATACAACTAGAGACTCAGACTTTATCACTATATCTAACTACCCCGCAATATATACAACTAGAGACTCAGACTTCATCACTATATCTAACTACCCTGCAATATATACAACTAGAGACTCAGACTTCACCTGCAATTGAATAACTACTGCAACTCAGACTTCACCTGCAATTAAATAACTACTGCAACTCAGACTGCACCTGCAATTAAATAACTACTGCAACTCAGACTTCACCTGCAATTAAATAACTACTGCAACTCAGACTTCACCTGCAATTAAATAACTACTGCAACTCAGACTTCACCTGCAATTAAATAACTACTGCAACTCAGACTTCACCTGCAATTAAATAACTACTGCAACTCAGACTTCACCTGCAATTAAATAACTACTGCAACTCAGACTGCACCTGCAATTAAATAACTACTGCAACTCAGACTGCACCTGCAATTAAATAACTACTGCAACTCAGACTTCACCTGCAATTAAATAACTACTGCAACTCAGACTTCACCTGCAATTAAATAACTACTGCAACTCAGACTTCACCTGCAATTAAATAACTACTGCAACTCAGACTTCACCTGCAATTAAATAACTACTGCAACTCAGACTTCACCTGCAATTAAATAACTACTGCAACTCAGACTTCACCTGCAATTAAATAACTACTGCAACTCAGACTTCACCTGCAATTAAATAACTACTGCAACTCAGACTGCACCTGCAATTAAATAACTACTGCAACTCAGACTTCACCTGCAATTAAATAACTACTGCAACTCAGACATCACCTGCAATTAAATAACTACTGCAACTCTGACTAACCCTCTGGTATAtgtgcccctgtgtgtgtgtgtgtgtgtgtgtgtgtgtgtgtgtgtgtgtgtgtgtgtgtgtgtgtgtgtgtgtgtgtgtgtgtgtgtgtgtgtgtgtgtgtgtgtgcgtgggtgtgcgtgtgtgtgcgtgcgtgtttgtgtgtgtgtgtgtgcgtgtgtgtatgtgtgtgtgtgtgcgtgtgtgtgtgtgcgtgtgtgtgcgtgtgtgtttgtttgtgtttgtgtgtgtgagtgtgtgtgtgtgtgtgtgtgtgtatgacactTTCACTTCCTGTTTAATATATTTTGCCTCCTACCCTACACACACTGAATACCTGacgcagaatacctgaccactgtgactgacccaaacttaaggaaagactcagtgaccatagccttgctattgagaaatgcagccgtaggcagacctagctctcaagagaagacaggctatgtgcacactgcccacaaaatgaggtggaaactgagctacaaACATTGATAAGCTCCCATATCTTTTAGGGGAAATAGCGCAGTGATTtgtggcccgttgccatgagaaaagggcaaccagtgaagcacaaacaacattgtaaatacaacctatatttatctgtttatttattttccctttcatacttcaactacttgcacattgttacaacactatacatagccaataatataaaacttttgtgagtgcaatgtttactaatgtttcccttgttaatttcccttttgtttattatctatttcacttgctttgtcaatgtaacatacagtatgttcccatgccaataaagccctttgaattgagagagagcgagagagagaggcagaaagatagagagagagagaaagagagagacagagagagagagagacagagagtgagagagagagagagagagagagagagagagagaggggcagagagagagagagagagagaagagagagagagagagagagagagacagagagagacagagagagagagagagagagagagataatcatGCCAACAAAACTCACTGAATTGAACTGAGGGACATCGAGAGTGTGTTTTGGAGTAGGGGGGTCTTCTGGGACTGGGtctcaggagggagggagagggaggggtctGGGGGCGCAGGTGTTGTCCTTAGGGGCTGTggctcaggagtgtgtgtgtgtgtgtgtgtgtgtgtgtgtgtgtgt
This window encodes:
- the LOC121540127 gene encoding mucin-12-like; its protein translation is MCGQWLLSHNSLAATHSPPRNNRPTLLTALPGTTDLHSTQPSQEQQTYTPHSPSRNNRPTLLTALPGTTDLHSSQPFHRNNRPQPFQEQQTYTPHSPPRNNRPTLHTALPQEQQTTALPGTTDLHSTQPSQEQQTYTPHSPSTGTTDHSPSRNNRPTLHTALPGTTDLHSTQPFQEQQTYTPHSPSRNNRPTLHTALPGTTDLHSSQPFQEQQTYTPHSPSRNNRPTLLTALPGTTDLHSTQPSQEQQTHTPHSPSRNNRPTLLTALPGTTDLHSTQPFQEQQTYTPHSPSRNNRPQSFQEQQTYTPHSPSRNNRPTLLTALPGTTDHSPSRNNRPQPFQEQQTYTPHSPSRNNIPTLLTALPGTVDLHSTQPFQEQQNTLHTALPGTTDLHSTQPFQEQQTYTPHSPSRNSRPTLLTALPGTTDLHSSHPFQEQQTYTPHSPFQEQQTYTPHSPSRNNRPTLLTALPGTTDLHSSQPFQEQQTYTPHSPPRNNRPQPFQEQQTYTPHSPSRNNRPTLLTALPQEQQTYTPHSPSTGTTDLHSSQPFQEQQTTALPGTTDLHSSQPFQEQQTYTPHSPPRNNTCRVAAKALVQGYSNPTLEVRSTAGFIAQGLFKSYPGGPEYCWFYRPRGIQILPWRSGVLLVL